In Coleofasciculus chthonoplastes PCC 7420, a single genomic region encodes these proteins:
- a CDS encoding tetratricopeptide repeat protein, giving the protein MAVTLKASKPGREKVDQARRKKGWTATAAAWYQDAKTSAATLKRFRRGLPIQQDAFIGICQAVGIENWQEIVDENSTESTVPPVTFTAYAEETWVGRTEIITQWREKLRGNCRILLITGITGQGKTALAERLAVELQQEWQYLPPVTFDDETIRDFVSAAEKLLRNLNERVTTEDRKHPDLLLNRLVQKLRRHPYLVQIDSLEALLFGKTGLAARTEFQEPYKQWWQFFQAVLVGTECQSRLIVTSQELPTSFASCKFKTWQNIQLPGLSYSEQLELFEKHLNQAEVTISPEAKSYLERIGKAYEGHPLVIEVIAGEILAEFAGDVVGYWQRYQQEFAAIEAVPGNDALQLKVKERVRISLGRLARDVSLGFNLLLSSSVYRRPVPESFWFAMLGDTTEAEKATVLNTLKLRALVIREGIQGSQVLLRQHNLVRNTAYELLKTNNESAWYKAHKIAAQMWLNAYQPEPNRDKIEQVQAYLEAFHHFYQIEDWKKALDILEIEPISGNNLLRQLLIWGYYREIIIYSQQYLTIAREIGDRKCEAKALGNLGNAYQSLGEYSRAIEYHQQRLTIVKKIGDRQDEGGVLGDLGNAYDALGDYRLAIKYHQPHLTIAREIGDRYGEECALGNLSNAYDALGDYSRAIDYLQQCLTIAREIGDRYGEGTALGNLGNTYRSLGDYSRAIEYHQQHLTIAREIGDRNGEGRAWGNLGNAYHALGDYNRAIEYNQQHLTIAKEIGDRCGEGIALGNLGITYDALGDYSCAINCYQQSLTIAREIGDRYGEGFALGCLGNAYASLEDYSGAIKYNQQSLIIAREIGNRQGEGNALGGLGNAYKSLGNYSLAIEYHQQHFTIAREIGNRYGEGCALGNIGVTFRKLEQYSEALDYSQKALEIFQEIGDRSSEAEAFKNLAEIHYKLGNFNLALDYCKQALTLATALGIPPAKDCQELKDKLEADGN; this is encoded by the coding sequence TCAGCAAGATGCCTTTATTGGAATTTGTCAGGCTGTTGGGATAGAGAATTGGCAAGAAATTGTTGATGAAAACTCCACTGAGTCAACCGTTCCCCCTGTAACGTTTACGGCTTATGCTGAGGAGACATGGGTTGGTCGAACCGAAATTATTACCCAGTGGCGTGAAAAACTACGGGGAAACTGCCGAATTTTGCTGATTACTGGCATTACCGGACAAGGGAAAACAGCCTTAGCTGAACGCTTGGCGGTAGAATTACAACAAGAGTGGCAGTATTTGCCGCCTGTTACCTTTGATGATGAGACAATACGAGATTTTGTCAGCGCAGCGGAAAAACTGCTGAGGAATTTAAACGAAAGGGTGACAACAGAGGATCGCAAACACCCCGATTTATTACTCAATCGCTTAGTCCAAAAACTCCGCCGTCATCCTTATTTAGTCCAGATTGATTCTTTAGAAGCGTTGTTATTCGGAAAGACAGGTTTAGCCGCACGAACTGAATTTCAGGAGCCATATAAGCAGTGGTGGCAGTTCTTTCAAGCCGTGTTAGTAGGGACAGAGTGCCAGAGTAGGCTGATAGTAACTTCTCAGGAGTTACCGACATCGTTTGCCAGTTGTAAGTTCAAAACCTGGCAGAATATTCAACTACCAGGATTGTCATACTCAGAGCAATTAGAGTTATTTGAAAAGCACTTGAATCAAGCCGAAGTGACGATTTCACCAGAGGCTAAATCCTATCTGGAACGCATCGGTAAAGCCTATGAAGGACATCCTTTAGTGATTGAAGTAATCGCTGGGGAAATTTTGGCAGAATTTGCGGGTGATGTCGTGGGATACTGGCAGCGTTACCAGCAGGAATTTGCGGCAATTGAAGCTGTACCTGGGAATGATGCGTTGCAGTTGAAAGTCAAGGAACGGGTGCGGATATCTCTGGGACGATTAGCCAGAGATGTTTCTTTGGGGTTTAATTTGCTCTTGAGCAGTTCCGTTTATCGTCGTCCTGTACCAGAATCGTTTTGGTTTGCTATGTTAGGGGATACAACAGAGGCGGAAAAAGCCACGGTGTTGAATACGTTAAAATTGCGGGCGTTGGTGATTCGGGAAGGTATTCAAGGAAGTCAAGTTCTGCTACGTCAGCATAATTTAGTTCGTAATACTGCTTACGAACTGCTAAAAACGAACAATGAATCAGCATGGTATAAGGCGCATAAAATTGCCGCCCAGATGTGGCTAAATGCCTATCAACCTGAACCCAATAGAGACAAAATTGAGCAGGTACAGGCTTATCTGGAAGCCTTTCACCATTTTTATCAGATAGAAGATTGGAAAAAGGCACTTGATATTTTAGAGATTGAGCCGATATCTGGTAATAACTTGCTCCGGCAGCTTCTAATTTGGGGCTATTATCGAGAAATCATTATATATTCTCAGCAGTATTTAACCATTGCTAGAGAGATTGGCGATCGTAAATGCGAGGCAAAAGCTTTGGGTAATCTGGGCAATGCTTACCAATCTCTAGGAGAGTACAGCCGTGCTATTGAGTATCACCAGCAGCGTTTAACCATTGTAAAAAAAATTGGCGATCGCCAGGATGAGGGAGGTGTCTTGGGTGATCTAGGCAATGCTTACGACGCTCTCGGAGACTACAGACTTGCCATCAAGTATCATCAGCCGCATTTGACTATTGCTAGGGAAATTGGCGATCGCTACGGTGAAGAATGTGCCTTGGGTAATCTGAGTAATGCTTACGACGCTCTCGGAGACTATAGCCGTGCTATTGATTATCTCCAGCAATGTTTGACTATTGCCAGAGAAATTGGCGATCGCTACGGTGAGGGAACAGCCCTAGGCAATCTAGGCAATACTTATCGTTCTCTAGGAGACTATAGTCGTGCTATCGAGTATCATCAGCAGCATTTAACTATTGCTAGGGAAATTGGCGATCGCAATGGTGAAGGAAGAGCTTGGGGTAATTTGGGCAATGCTTATCACGCTCTAGGAGACTATAACCGTGCTATTGAGTATAACCAGCAACATTTAACTATTGCTAAAGAGATTGGCGATCGCTGTGGTGAAGGAATAGCCTTGGGTAATCTGGGAATTACTTACGACGCTCTCGGAGATTATAGCTGTGCCATCAATTGTTACCAGCAGAGTTTGACTATCGCCAGGGAGATTGGCGATCGCTATGGTGAGGGATTTGCTTTGGGTTGTTTGGGCAATGCTTACGCATCTCTAGAAGACTACAGCGGTGCTATCAAGTATAATCAGCAAAGTTTAATAATTGCTAGGGAGATTGGCAACCGCCAAGGTGAGGGAAATGCCTTGGGTGGTTTGGGCAATGCTTACAAATCTCTAGGAAACTACAGCCTTGCTATCGAGTATCACCAGCAACATTTTACAATTGCCAGGGAGATTGGCAACCGCTACGGAGAGGGATGTGCTTTGGGTAATATAGGAGTAACGTTCCGTAAACTTGAACAGTATTCAGAAGCGTTAGACTATTCCCAGAAAGCATTAGAAATTTTTCAGGAGATTGGCGATCGTTCTTCTGAAGCGGAAGCCTTTAAAAACTTAGCAGAAATCCACTATAAATTAGGTAATTTCAATCTCGCACTAGACTATTGCAAACAAGCGTTAACACTTGCAACAGCATTAGGCATACCGCCAGCGAAAGATTGTCAGGAATTAAAGGATAAATTAGAAGCAGATGGAAACTAG